A stretch of Cellulosilyticum sp. I15G10I2 DNA encodes these proteins:
- a CDS encoding Na+/H+ antiporter NhaC family protein: protein MKKKNFKVLLTMIFFITLLAATQLMASDAVENAKAANALKYGFLTLIPPLTAIVLAFITKNVITSLFLGVLSGTFMLALNDNNVFASIYVAFEKFTYAALGSLADSWNAGIVLQVLTIGGLIALISKLGGAKAVAESLAKHAKTAKSSQLITWVLGLFIFFDDYANSLIVGPIMRPVTDKQNVSREKLSFIIDATAAPIAGIMFVSTWIGYELSVIKDGFGQIGQEISPFNVFIETIPFRFYNILMLLFVVFLVVTLRDFGPMYQAEKRARLTGKVIKDGAVPLIGNELDELVPKSNVKLSIWNAIIPIGSLIIGSLLLFYFNGRGAILGGDDAEMIAILQNSPLSFVAVRESFGASDAAIVLFQAALIASIVTIVMGLIQKAWTLKESLDIWVMGMKSLLITGVILILAWSLSGVIKELGTAHFLSNFLEGAIPQFLLPSLIFIFACIISFATGTSYGTMGILMPLTIPIAHQIGGGSYELIIFSISAVLSGAILGDHSSPISDTTILSSMGAACDHLDHVNTQLPYALTIGALSILVGYLPLGLGLPIYIVLPVAILVTFLIVRFVGKRVDTPEATK, encoded by the coding sequence ATGAAAAAAAAGAATTTTAAGGTACTTCTCACAATGATTTTTTTTATCACCCTTTTAGCAGCCACACAACTTATGGCTTCTGATGCTGTAGAAAATGCCAAGGCGGCCAATGCACTTAAATATGGCTTTTTAACACTCATTCCACCGCTTACGGCTATTGTACTTGCTTTTATTACAAAAAATGTTATTACTTCTTTATTCCTTGGTGTTTTATCAGGAACATTCATGCTTGCACTTAATGATAACAATGTTTTCGCATCTATTTATGTTGCTTTTGAAAAATTTACTTATGCAGCACTTGGGTCTCTGGCTGATTCTTGGAATGCCGGTATTGTCCTTCAAGTACTGACAATCGGTGGTCTTATTGCACTTATATCTAAACTGGGCGGGGCAAAAGCTGTGGCTGAATCCCTTGCAAAACATGCTAAAACGGCTAAAAGTTCTCAGCTTATCACCTGGGTATTAGGCCTTTTTATCTTCTTTGATGATTATGCTAATTCACTTATAGTTGGTCCTATTATGAGACCTGTTACAGATAAACAAAATGTATCCCGAGAAAAATTAAGCTTCATTATTGATGCAACAGCTGCACCTATTGCAGGAATTATGTTCGTATCCACTTGGATAGGTTATGAACTAAGTGTTATAAAAGATGGTTTTGGCCAAATAGGTCAAGAGATTTCACCATTTAATGTATTTATTGAAACGATTCCTTTTAGATTCTATAATATTTTAATGTTACTTTTTGTTGTTTTTCTTGTAGTAACACTTAGAGACTTCGGTCCTATGTATCAAGCTGAAAAACGTGCAAGACTTACTGGTAAAGTTATAAAAGACGGTGCCGTTCCGCTTATCGGCAATGAACTTGATGAACTTGTACCTAAAAGTAACGTAAAACTTTCTATATGGAATGCTATTATTCCTATCGGTTCATTAATTATAGGCTCTCTTCTTCTATTTTATTTTAACGGCAGAGGCGCAATCTTAGGTGGCGATGATGCTGAGATGATTGCCATACTGCAAAATTCACCGCTTTCTTTTGTAGCTGTTCGTGAGTCTTTTGGTGCTTCTGATGCGGCAATTGTTCTTTTCCAAGCTGCACTTATCGCTTCGATTGTTACAATCGTTATGGGGCTCATTCAAAAAGCATGGACACTTAAAGAATCTTTGGATATCTGGGTTATGGGGATGAAATCTTTACTTATAACAGGTGTTATTCTTATTCTTGCCTGGTCACTTTCTGGCGTTATTAAAGAACTTGGTACAGCACACTTTTTATCTAACTTCTTAGAAGGAGCTATTCCACAGTTCTTACTGCCTTCACTTATTTTTATCTTTGCTTGTATTATTTCTTTTGCAACAGGGACAAGCTATGGAACTATGGGTATTTTGATGCCTCTAACTATTCCTATAGCCCATCAAATCGGTGGAGGATCTTACGAACTTATTATCTTTAGTATCAGTGCAGTACTTTCAGGTGCTATACTTGGAGATCATTCTTCACCTATATCTGATACAACTATTCTCTCTTCAATGGGAGCAGCATGTGATCACCTTGACCACGTTAATACACAGCTGCCTTATGCACTAACGATAGGCGCCCTTTCTATTCTAGTAGGCTACCTGCCACTGGGTCTAGGACTTCCTATTTACATCGTGCTACCTGTGGCTATTCTTGTTACTTTCCTAATCGTAAGATTTGTAGGCAAACGTGTTGATACACCAGAAGCAACAAAATAA
- a CDS encoding sigma-70 family RNA polymerase sigma factor — MDNEELVKIYQQGDAKALDTLLERNKRMVYMMANKFYVVKSNSIDEEDLIQEGYIGLMIAARKYRFDNDRRAKFMTYAIHWIYSKMNRFIKQKNTNEETSLNRPTNDDDIELIDIMEDKSFNYDQVEESLYYQEIREELDQVMNEELTLGERMAIKLNFGWDGECMSLDQIASMYEGEDKQRTIITKTRALAKLRRSSWARKEWEIRRREREYIY; from the coding sequence GTGGATAATGAGGAGTTAGTTAAAATATATCAGCAAGGAGATGCAAAAGCATTAGACACGCTTTTAGAACGAAATAAACGTATGGTCTATATGATGGCTAATAAGTTTTATGTAGTGAAAAGTAATTCTATTGATGAAGAAGATTTAATCCAAGAGGGATATATAGGACTTATGATTGCAGCACGTAAATATAGATTTGATAATGATAGAAGGGCAAAGTTTATGACTTACGCCATTCACTGGATCTATTCTAAAATGAATCGCTTTATCAAGCAAAAAAACACTAATGAGGAAACGAGCCTGAATAGACCTACTAATGATGATGATATAGAGCTAATAGATATCATGGAAGATAAATCATTTAACTATGACCAGGTAGAAGAAAGTCTTTATTATCAAGAAATTAGAGAAGAATTAGATCAGGTGATGAATGAAGAACTGACATTGGGAGAGAGGATGGCAATTAAACTTAATTTTGGCTGGGATGGTGAATGCATGTCATTAGACCAAATTGCAAGTATGTATGAAGGTGAGGATAAGCAAAGAACTATAATTACTAAAACTAGAGCATTGGCCAAACTAAGAAGAAGTTCTTGGGCAAGAAAAGAGTGGGAAATTAGAAGAAGAGAAAGAGAGTATATATACTAA
- a CDS encoding tyrosine-type recombinase/integrase: MATVSIKNKDLVRKILQFEKEQNQRDYMLLYTGFFTALRVSDLIEMKVKDVKGKQSLRIKEKKTGKYRDFDMPIKLRKELQAYCKDRADDEYLFKSRQYAPKRKSKDNKLFEEDNTPISRQRVWQIMKEIEVKFNLENIGCHTMRKTFGYHHYRVFKNLATLQRILNHRSIEETKIYIGVEQEDVNSELRAFDYD, encoded by the coding sequence GTGGCAACTGTCTCCATAAAGAATAAGGATCTAGTAAGGAAAATTTTACAGTTCGAGAAAGAACAGAATCAAAGAGACTATATGCTTTTATATACTGGCTTCTTTACAGCTTTAAGAGTATCGGATCTCATTGAGATGAAAGTTAAGGATGTTAAAGGAAAACAAAGTCTACGCATTAAAGAAAAAAAGACTGGCAAGTATAGAGACTTTGATATGCCTATTAAGCTTAGAAAAGAGCTGCAAGCATACTGTAAAGACAGAGCCGATGATGAATATTTATTTAAGTCAAGGCAGTATGCGCCAAAAAGAAAGTCAAAAGATAACAAGCTCTTTGAAGAAGATAATACCCCAATATCAAGGCAGAGGGTATGGCAGATCATGAAGGAGATTGAAGTTAAGTTTAATCTTGAGAATATAGGCTGCCATACCATGAGAAAGACGTTTGGATATCATCACTATAGAGTATTTAAGAACTTAGCAACTCTTCAAAGGATTCTTAATCACAGATCAATAGAGGAGACAAAGATATATATAGGTGTAGAGCAGGAAGATGTGAATAGTGAGCTAAGAGCATTTGATTATGATTAG
- a CDS encoding reverse transcriptase family protein, with protein sequence MKDELLIKYIPKKKGYRKIVSYNVANQKLRQEHKHINKFICDETIPSKFAKAYIKNRSIILNAKMHMYNDIFIYMDIKKFFASINHTMMVNLLFKEINKRKPKIIITKDTCYKIVKSCAISSKGLAEGVIPSPTLSNIYLKEFDNILYGYLNKMHLENIRYTRYADDMIISFKDTENYNVVDIVNAVTTLLKRYKLELNKEKTKIISLNRSNHVRLTGIIISKDSDNNRSLTVGRKRKNELYNKAISLAKKNKDIRLQGEINKVKGMQSFILSVEGIKYEEIYSDKMISIVRELGYEKLKQLIDNL encoded by the coding sequence ATGAAAGATGAATTATTAATTAAGTATATTCCCAAAAAAAAAGGATATAGAAAAATTGTATCTTATAATGTAGCCAATCAAAAATTAAGGCAAGAACATAAACATATTAATAAATTTATATGTGATGAAACAATACCGTCTAAATTTGCTAAGGCGTATATAAAAAACAGATCTATCATTTTAAATGCAAAAATGCATATGTATAATGATATTTTTATATATATGGATATAAAAAAGTTTTTCGCTAGCATTAATCATACTATGATGGTTAATCTATTATTTAAAGAAATAAATAAAAGAAAGCCAAAAATAATTATTACTAAAGACACTTGTTACAAAATAGTAAAATCATGTGCTATATCAAGTAAAGGGTTGGCTGAAGGAGTAATTCCTTCACCTACACTATCTAATATCTACTTAAAAGAATTTGATAATATTTTATATGGATATTTAAATAAGATGCATTTGGAAAATATACGATATACGAGATATGCAGATGATATGATAATATCATTTAAGGATACTGAGAACTACAATGTGGTTGATATAGTTAATGCTGTAACAACCTTATTAAAGAGATATAAATTAGAACTTAATAAAGAAAAAACAAAAATTATTAGTTTGAATAGATCTAACCATGTAAGACTTACTGGGATTATTATTAGTAAAGATAGTGATAATAATAGAAGCCTTACAGTAGGAAGAAAAAGAAAGAATGAACTTTATAATAAAGCAATTTCTTTAGCTAAAAAGAATAAGGATATTAGATTACAGGGAGAAATAAATAAAGTAAAAGGAATGCAGTCATTTATTTTATCAGTTGAGGGAATAAAATATGAAGAGATTTATTCTGATAAAATGATATCAATAGTACGTGAGTTGGGATACGAAAAGTTAAAACAACTAATAGATAATCTTTAG